A part of Melittangium boletus DSM 14713 genomic DNA contains:
- a CDS encoding glutamate--cysteine ligase, with protein MSLDLKRTASEAITSPDVLLAGFRSAEKPRAQHRLGLEHEKFVYPVKGARAVPYEGPSGIGALLEKLTPGGYEPFRETPSSPVIALQKGMLTISLEPGGQFELSGSPFVTAREAHAENLAHLAEVKAAAASLGLQLVALGYRPFGLTDDVSWMPKSRYGAMRQSLPERGALAHHMMLMTSTGQVSLDWEDEADCVRKTVLIARLTPLLISLYANSPLRNGKPSGYLSFRSRVWDEVDPTRCGYLPSFFDGSFSYQSYVNWALDAPILFLRRHGEYLRPKMTFRRFIQEGFEGVPADLTDWTDHLSTLFPEVRLKKIVEVRGADCVSAEMTGALAALWRGLLYDRTALDEAGRLLPALSLADHLAFHDTARREGLAGRLGNQELHRLAGEMVAIARRGLERLDAADAPLLDVLAEVAASKKSPGQRVLEQWEKDPNPETLLARCAL; from the coding sequence ATGTCCCTCGACCTCAAGCGCACCGCCTCCGAGGCGATCACCTCCCCCGACGTGCTCCTGGCTGGTTTCCGGTCCGCCGAAAAGCCCCGTGCCCAACACCGGCTGGGGCTCGAGCACGAAAAATTCGTCTATCCGGTGAAGGGCGCGCGGGCCGTGCCCTACGAGGGCCCCTCGGGAATCGGGGCGCTGCTGGAGAAGCTCACCCCGGGCGGATACGAGCCCTTCCGGGAGACGCCCTCCTCGCCGGTCATCGCCCTGCAGAAGGGCATGCTCACCATCTCCCTGGAGCCCGGGGGCCAGTTCGAATTGTCTGGCTCTCCCTTCGTCACCGCGCGCGAGGCCCATGCGGAGAATCTCGCCCACCTGGCCGAGGTGAAGGCGGCGGCGGCTTCCCTGGGTCTCCAGTTGGTGGCCCTGGGATATCGCCCCTTCGGTCTCACCGACGACGTGTCGTGGATGCCCAAGTCCCGCTATGGCGCCATGCGTCAGTCCCTGCCCGAGCGCGGTGCCCTGGCCCACCACATGATGTTGATGACCTCCACCGGGCAGGTGTCGCTCGACTGGGAGGACGAGGCGGACTGTGTGCGCAAGACCGTGCTCATCGCGCGGCTCACACCCCTGCTCATCTCGCTCTACGCCAACAGCCCGCTGCGCAACGGCAAGCCCTCGGGCTACCTGTCCTTCCGCAGCCGCGTCTGGGACGAGGTGGACCCCACGCGCTGTGGCTATCTGCCGTCCTTCTTCGATGGCTCGTTCTCCTATCAGTCGTATGTGAACTGGGCCCTGGACGCGCCCATCCTCTTCCTGCGCCGGCACGGCGAGTACCTGCGCCCGAAGATGACCTTCCGGCGGTTCATCCAGGAGGGGTTCGAGGGAGTGCCGGCGGACCTGACGGACTGGACGGATCACCTGTCCACGCTGTTTCCCGAGGTGCGCCTCAAGAAGATCGTCGAGGTGCGCGGCGCGGATTGTGTCTCCGCGGAGATGACGGGGGCGCTCGCGGCCTTGTGGCGCGGCCTGCTGTACGACCGGACCGCGCTGGACGAGGCCGGACGGCTGTTGCCCGCCCTGTCCCTGGCGGATCACCTCGCCTTCCATGACACCGCGCGTCGCGAGGGTCTGGCCGGACGGCTCGGCAATCAGGAGTTGCACCGGCTGGCGGGAGAGATGGTGGCCATCGCCCGCCGGGGTCTGGAGCGTCTGGACGCCGCGGACGCGCCCCTGCTCGATGTCCTCGCCGAGGTGGCCGCTTCCAAGAAGTCTCCAGGGCAGCGGGTGTTGGAGCAGTGGGAGAAGGATCCCAACCCGGAGACCCTGCTCGCGCGCTGCGCGCTGTGA
- a CDS encoding EI24 domain-containing protein codes for MTAPSPVPPFSARSSPSDFFQGVGLIFRAWGLIFRTPRLLRLSALCALVTLVSLVGLGMLLWTQLPDWLGAVWSRPEPWWGRAVWTLVLVILGVVGFVVGANVGLPLVLAPLQDPLSEITEELCGNYASPSFRAGAFLRGLAVSLAHTLARLCFFLVGLAVLLPLNLIPGVGNVVWVVLSMVWTMLWLAGEHLAAPMTRHLYPFAQVRQTLRQRWPLCLGFGAGVHVLLWVPILNSFFLPVAVVGGTLLYRGLLAVGSVPPAPDGK; via the coding sequence ATGACCGCCCCTTCGCCGGTGCCCCCCTTCTCCGCCCGGTCCTCCCCCTCGGACTTCTTCCAGGGAGTGGGCCTCATCTTCCGGGCCTGGGGGCTCATCTTCCGCACCCCCCGGCTGCTGCGCCTGTCGGCCCTGTGCGCCCTGGTCACCCTGGTCAGCCTGGTGGGTCTCGGGATGCTGTTGTGGACCCAGCTCCCCGATTGGCTGGGCGCGGTGTGGTCCCGGCCCGAGCCCTGGTGGGGGCGCGCCGTGTGGACGCTGGTGCTCGTCATCCTCGGGGTGGTGGGCTTCGTGGTGGGGGCCAACGTGGGGCTGCCGCTGGTGCTGGCGCCGTTGCAGGATCCCCTGTCCGAAATCACCGAGGAGCTGTGCGGGAACTACGCCTCGCCCTCCTTCCGGGCGGGCGCCTTCCTGCGAGGCCTGGCCGTGAGCCTGGCGCATACCCTGGCGCGCCTCTGCTTTTTCCTCGTGGGACTGGCCGTGCTGCTGCCACTGAACCTGATCCCCGGGGTGGGCAACGTGGTGTGGGTGGTGCTGAGCATGGTGTGGACGATGCTCTGGCTGGCCGGAGAGCACCTGGCCGCGCCCATGACGCGCCACCTGTACCCCTTCGCCCAGGTGCGCCAGACCCTGCGCCAGCGCTGGCCGCTGTGCCTGGGCTTCGGCGCGGGCGTCCACGTCCTGCTGTGGGTGCCCATCCTCAATAGTTTCTTCCTGCCGGTGGCCGTCGTCGGGGGTACCCTCCTGTACAGGGGCCTGCTCGCCGTGGGGAGCGTCCCCCCCGCGCCCGACGGGAAATAA
- a CDS encoding MXAN_5808 family serine peptidase, protein MPRIFRRITAVAVLLGAWALVGGNRAPMPLTLGVAEAGQTATDTSSDTGEKKNELSSLRVFTKVILYVKENYVDPKRVRPKEMMIAALEYVEKSVPEVLVDGNAETGKLNVNVNGKPREFDIGHVDSLWKMSFTLKDVFDFIGKNMRSTDGKRALEDTRDIEYAAVNGMLSTLDPHSVLLRPEVYREMKLSTKGEFGGLGFVIQMREGNLTVMKVLPKTPAHRAGIMKDDQIKKIGEESTVSMDLNEAVSKLRGPVDSRITITVERKGWDKPRAMTLARGMISIDSVQSKLLAGNVGYVRLKNFQGNTTRDLQAALAEMRKQTESKGGLKGVVLDMRGNPGGLLEQAIQVSDTFVSEGTIVSTVGLSDKLREEKRAHADPGEESYPVAVLVNAGSASASEIVAGALKNLDRAVIIGRQTFGKGSVQVLYDFPDDSALKLTIAKYLTPGDVSIQEVGIVPDIELVPSAVTDERVVVFAPRKTIGEADLDQHFGNPNSDSVAKKREDVLGREKPLETVRYLKVDQKDLQAIAKKQEDAAKAPATAVKEDPKQHAGSHLLDVNSVGSSEELDDQLDAESQDDVKEDFEVQFARDYVLQVPYTNRRQMLQKGKAFVEKKMAEEQQRIDAAISALGVDWSAGPTPKDVKLAATFSPGQDQKIAAGETFDMAVTAENKGSETLKRVRAWTESENYYLDRREFLIGSLAPGEKKTWKVKVRLPKDLVSRRDDVTVKLLDDNGPLPGTVVSELSFTELPRPAFAFNWQVVDDCATCNRDGIAQRGEDVSLVLDVTNTGKGKALDSFAQIKNVGEPNIFIEKGRFKIGEIGPGETKTARFQLAVKKGLKDDHFPLKLTIIDEPLEEFAVEKLDLPVSDTAPVKLDAKKGLVKVAEKAELLAEPRADAPVIARLPRPATMNIEAANKGFYRVELDKDRFAFVRAQEAHETRGKPNTAQDLTYQARRSPPEIKLDVDPGQGGLVATGDRYTLSGEVDDAQGLLDMYILVNDQKVYFQAVDTTKAKANAPQRLKFSTDFALKEGNNSVLVVARESTDFASRRTLVIRRRPAEVAQKLSAPAQASKPMKSATP, encoded by the coding sequence ATGCCGCGAATCTTTCGCCGGATCACCGCCGTCGCCGTTCTGCTGGGAGCCTGGGCCCTCGTGGGCGGAAACCGGGCCCCCATGCCCCTGACCCTCGGAGTGGCGGAGGCCGGCCAGACGGCCACGGACACCTCCTCCGACACCGGGGAGAAGAAGAACGAGCTGTCCTCCCTGCGCGTCTTCACCAAGGTCATCCTCTATGTGAAGGAGAACTACGTCGACCCCAAGCGCGTGCGGCCCAAGGAGATGATGATCGCCGCGCTGGAGTACGTGGAGAAGAGCGTGCCGGAGGTGCTCGTGGACGGCAACGCCGAGACGGGCAAGCTCAACGTCAACGTGAACGGCAAGCCGCGGGAGTTCGACATCGGCCACGTGGACTCGCTCTGGAAGATGTCCTTCACGCTCAAGGACGTCTTCGACTTCATCGGCAAGAACATGCGCTCCACGGATGGCAAGCGCGCCCTGGAGGACACGCGGGACATCGAGTACGCGGCCGTCAACGGCATGCTCTCCACCCTGGATCCGCACTCGGTGCTGCTGCGCCCCGAGGTCTACCGGGAGATGAAGCTGTCGACGAAGGGCGAGTTCGGCGGCCTGGGCTTCGTCATCCAGATGCGCGAGGGCAACCTCACCGTCATGAAGGTGCTGCCCAAGACGCCGGCGCACCGCGCGGGCATCATGAAGGACGATCAGATCAAGAAGATCGGCGAGGAGTCCACCGTCAGCATGGACCTCAACGAGGCCGTGTCCAAGCTGCGGGGCCCCGTGGACAGCCGCATCACCATCACCGTGGAGCGCAAGGGCTGGGACAAGCCGCGCGCCATGACGCTCGCGCGCGGGATGATCTCCATCGACAGCGTGCAGTCCAAGCTGCTGGCCGGCAACGTGGGCTACGTGCGGCTCAAGAACTTCCAGGGCAACACCACGCGCGACCTGCAGGCGGCGCTCGCGGAGATGCGCAAGCAGACCGAGTCCAAGGGCGGGCTCAAGGGCGTGGTGCTCGACATGCGCGGCAACCCGGGCGGCCTCCTCGAGCAGGCCATCCAGGTGTCCGACACCTTCGTGTCCGAGGGCACCATCGTCTCCACCGTGGGCCTGTCCGACAAGCTGCGCGAGGAGAAGCGCGCCCACGCCGACCCGGGCGAGGAGTCCTATCCGGTGGCGGTGCTGGTGAACGCGGGCAGCGCCTCGGCCTCGGAGATCGTCGCCGGCGCGCTCAAGAACCTCGATCGCGCGGTCATCATCGGCCGGCAGACGTTCGGCAAGGGCAGCGTGCAGGTGCTCTACGACTTCCCGGACGACAGCGCGCTCAAGCTGACCATCGCCAAGTACCTCACCCCGGGTGACGTCTCCATCCAGGAAGTGGGCATCGTGCCGGACATCGAGCTCGTCCCCTCCGCCGTCACCGACGAGCGCGTGGTGGTGTTCGCTCCCCGCAAGACCATTGGCGAGGCGGACCTGGATCAGCACTTCGGCAACCCCAACTCGGACTCGGTGGCCAAGAAGCGCGAGGACGTGCTCGGCCGCGAGAAGCCGCTGGAGACGGTGCGCTACCTCAAGGTGGACCAGAAGGACCTGCAGGCCATCGCCAAGAAGCAGGAGGACGCCGCCAAGGCCCCCGCCACCGCCGTCAAGGAGGACCCCAAGCAGCACGCGGGCAGCCACCTGCTGGACGTGAACTCGGTGGGCTCCAGCGAGGAGCTGGACGATCAGCTCGACGCGGAGAGCCAGGATGACGTGAAGGAGGACTTCGAGGTGCAGTTCGCCCGCGACTACGTCCTCCAGGTGCCCTACACGAACCGCCGCCAGATGCTGCAGAAGGGCAAGGCCTTCGTGGAGAAGAAGATGGCCGAGGAGCAGCAGCGCATCGACGCCGCCATCTCCGCCCTCGGGGTGGACTGGAGCGCGGGCCCCACGCCCAAGGACGTGAAGCTCGCCGCCACGTTCAGCCCCGGGCAGGATCAGAAGATCGCCGCGGGCGAGACCTTCGACATGGCCGTCACCGCCGAGAACAAGGGCAGCGAGACCCTCAAGCGCGTGCGCGCCTGGACCGAGAGCGAGAACTACTACCTGGACCGCCGCGAGTTCCTCATCGGCAGCCTGGCCCCGGGCGAGAAGAAGACCTGGAAGGTGAAGGTGCGCCTGCCCAAGGATCTGGTCTCGCGCCGCGACGACGTGACGGTGAAGCTGCTGGACGACAACGGGCCCCTGCCCGGCACGGTCGTCAGCGAGCTGAGCTTCACGGAGCTGCCGCGCCCCGCCTTCGCCTTCAACTGGCAGGTGGTGGATGACTGCGCCACGTGCAACCGCGACGGCATCGCCCAGCGGGGCGAGGACGTCAGCCTGGTGCTGGACGTGACGAACACCGGCAAGGGCAAGGCGCTCGACTCGTTCGCGCAGATCAAGAACGTGGGCGAGCCGAACATCTTCATCGAGAAGGGCCGCTTCAAGATCGGAGAGATCGGCCCGGGCGAGACGAAGACGGCGCGCTTCCAGCTCGCGGTGAAGAAGGGCCTCAAGGACGACCACTTCCCGCTCAAGCTCACCATCATCGACGAGCCGCTCGAGGAGTTCGCCGTGGAGAAGCTGGATCTGCCGGTGTCGGACACCGCGCCGGTCAAGCTCGACGCCAAGAAGGGCCTGGTGAAGGTGGCGGAGAAGGCCGAGCTGTTGGCCGAGCCTCGGGCGGATGCCCCCGTGATCGCCCGGCTGCCGCGCCCGGCGACGATGAACATCGAGGCCGCCAACAAGGGCTTCTACCGGGTGGAGCTGGACAAGGATCGCTTCGCCTTCGTGCGCGCCCAGGAGGCCCACGAGACGCGGGGCAAGCCCAACACCGCGCAGGACCTCACCTACCAGGCGCGCCGCTCGCCGCCGGAGATCAAGCTCGACGTGGACCCGGGCCAGGGCGGACTGGTGGCCACTGGCGACCGCTACACCCTGAGCGGAGAGGTGGATGACGCGCAGGGCCTGCTGGACATGTACATCCTGGTGAACGACCAGAAGGTCTACTTCCAGGCCGTGGACACCACCAAGGCCAAGGCGAACGCGCCCCAGCGGCTCAAGTTCTCCACGGACTTCGCCCTCAAGGAGGGCAACAACAGCGTCCTGGTGGTGGCGCGCGAGAGCACCGACTTCGCCAGCCGCCGCACCCTGGTCATCCGCCGCCGTCCGGCCGAGGTGGCCCAGAAGCTCTCGGCGCCGGCCCAGGCCAGCAAGCCGATGAAGTCCGCCACGCCGTAA
- a CDS encoding glycerophosphodiester phosphodiesterase: protein MLLLAHRGASADAPENTLDAFQEAVAQGADGVELDAMVCGSGEVVVCHDDFLDRLAGLPWEVRTTPWWKLQRADVGSRLGFAPARIPLLEDVLDALPAHFLVNIELKCDHFEDGGLAHKVARLVEDRQLADRVVISSFNPLCLFRMAAAAPSLRRGFLIDPDKRWGIQAHAVTPLVSSHSVHPFHEQCTPERVEGWLHRGLRVAVWTVDDAQRARELREMGVSYLITNTPRALREALL from the coding sequence ATGCTCCTGCTCGCCCACCGAGGTGCCAGCGCCGATGCCCCCGAGAACACCCTCGACGCCTTCCAGGAGGCCGTGGCCCAGGGGGCTGACGGGGTGGAGCTGGATGCCATGGTGTGTGGCTCCGGCGAGGTGGTGGTGTGCCATGACGACTTCCTGGACCGGCTCGCGGGCCTGCCCTGGGAGGTGCGCACCACGCCCTGGTGGAAGCTCCAGCGGGCGGACGTGGGCAGCCGGCTCGGCTTCGCCCCCGCGCGCATTCCCCTCCTGGAGGACGTGCTGGACGCGCTGCCCGCGCACTTCCTCGTCAACATCGAGCTCAAGTGCGACCACTTCGAGGACGGGGGCCTCGCCCACAAGGTGGCGCGGCTCGTGGAGGATCGGCAGCTGGCGGACCGGGTGGTCATCTCCAGCTTCAATCCGCTGTGCCTCTTCCGCATGGCCGCCGCCGCGCCCTCGCTGCGCCGCGGCTTCCTCATCGATCCGGACAAGCGGTGGGGCATCCAGGCCCATGCCGTGACGCCGCTCGTCTCCTCGCACTCGGTGCACCCCTTCCACGAGCAGTGCACGCCCGAGCGCGTGGAAGGCTGGCTCCACCGGGGGCTGCGCGTGGCGGTGTGGACGGTGGATGATGCCCAGCGCGCGCGCGAACTCCGGGAGATGGGGGTGTCCTACCTCATCACCAACACCCCCCGCGCCCTGCGCGAGGCCCTGCTCTAG
- a CDS encoding twin-arginine translocase TatA/TatE family subunit: MLGLRPGELLFIGFILVVVFSAARMGQLGNAVGRFVYSFKKASKGGDLVDAKTLPRARRGQDVTDADYTDPGSKRS; this comes from the coding sequence ATGTTGGGACTGCGGCCCGGAGAACTCCTGTTCATCGGCTTCATCCTGGTGGTGGTGTTCTCCGCCGCCCGGATGGGCCAGCTCGGCAATGCCGTGGGCCGGTTCGTCTACTCGTTCAAGAAGGCCTCCAAGGGCGGAGACCTGGTGGACGCCAAGACGCTGCCCCGGGCCCGGCGTGGCCAGGACGTGACGGACGCCGACTACACCGACCCCGGTTCCAAGAGGAGCTGA
- a CDS encoding zinc-ribbon domain-containing protein produces the protein MIVNCERCQTRFKIPDEKVTEKGVKVRCTKCQHTFRVVREGAPSAALDPGAPSAEAAPPVRPPAVARAGTPVEVPRAAPPVSVPPVSFNKTAPPGMKPASPGAASALDSLFGAPGVPPVAPAAAPPGVAASRTPRPPGIVPRVPAHLESPRTPATIDLDPLMEFMGEAPASPAEALQQSAKSPVPHAPVGALALGGVQEPARPLTPALSLSFDESNPFATVEEAPKPAPRPVPVPKPAAPAPARTPVPTAPRSAAPASVAPVAPVRVPAPVPKPAAPAPAPVRSAPPAPAPVPQRASAPLAFEPAPAAFDAADPFSLPPDDAPAPARAVGGAPAAFASEDPFSLPPAPAPVYEEMEGLEGNNPFVSFEPPPAPAPVPKPAPAPRPAPAPPPPAPPAPVARSAAPLPVPVPAEVAAFDDNPFAAFDPTASLPPPEPAQAMPSGIPDWGAPQQAAPSGIPDWGAPQQAAPSGIPDWGAPASAAPGGAAPSPFPDFREGDAAAPSREILPDLPPAVPAPPAAPPPVIAAPVVKKDGGERTGSRLVQRLATAAVQLVVVAVLVVSLVAVGLASMNEGRVELSDLTPERLREVVSPTRPLVAKEMSNGLYETQGAQPLFFVRGEVENRGTSPMRVAVTVSLYDGTQRVKSAEGLAGSVPNPEEFNAVRSTEDAEALRSRLDAASKEVAPGARVPFVVFFHEYPPDLANFRLEVTLTPRDGATAAGGPQEGIVGDAQP, from the coding sequence ATGATTGTCAACTGTGAGCGGTGTCAGACGCGGTTCAAGATCCCCGACGAGAAGGTGACCGAGAAGGGGGTCAAGGTCCGCTGCACCAAATGTCAGCATACCTTTCGGGTCGTGCGCGAGGGCGCTCCCTCCGCCGCACTCGACCCGGGTGCGCCTTCCGCCGAGGCGGCTCCGCCCGTCCGGCCTCCCGCGGTCGCCCGGGCGGGCACGCCGGTGGAGGTCCCTCGGGCCGCGCCACCCGTGTCCGTGCCCCCGGTGTCCTTCAACAAGACGGCTCCGCCTGGGATGAAGCCCGCGAGTCCGGGAGCGGCGTCCGCGCTCGACTCGCTCTTCGGCGCTCCTGGAGTCCCGCCCGTGGCCCCGGCCGCGGCGCCTCCAGGCGTGGCCGCGTCGCGCACCCCGCGTCCCCCGGGCATCGTTCCCCGGGTGCCCGCCCACCTGGAATCTCCGCGGACTCCGGCGACGATCGACCTGGATCCGCTGATGGAGTTCATGGGGGAGGCGCCCGCCTCGCCCGCTGAAGCGCTTCAGCAATCCGCCAAGAGCCCCGTGCCCCATGCGCCCGTGGGGGCGCTCGCGCTGGGCGGGGTCCAGGAGCCCGCCCGGCCCCTGACGCCGGCGCTCTCCCTGTCCTTCGACGAGAGCAATCCCTTCGCCACGGTGGAGGAGGCGCCCAAGCCCGCCCCCCGGCCGGTTCCCGTGCCCAAGCCGGCCGCGCCCGCTCCGGCGCGGACCCCCGTGCCGACGGCGCCTCGGAGCGCGGCACCCGCGAGCGTGGCGCCGGTGGCTCCCGTCCGCGTGCCGGCTCCGGTGCCCAAGCCCGCCGCTCCGGCCCCGGCTCCAGTCCGAAGCGCGCCTCCGGCTCCGGCGCCCGTCCCGCAGCGCGCCAGCGCGCCCCTCGCGTTCGAGCCAGCTCCGGCGGCGTTCGACGCGGCGGATCCCTTCTCGCTGCCTCCGGATGATGCTCCCGCGCCCGCCCGCGCGGTGGGGGGTGCTCCGGCGGCGTTCGCCTCGGAGGATCCGTTCTCACTGCCTCCGGCTCCGGCTCCCGTCTATGAGGAGATGGAGGGGCTCGAGGGCAACAACCCGTTCGTCTCGTTCGAGCCTCCGCCCGCTCCGGCCCCCGTGCCCAAGCCGGCCCCCGCGCCCAGGCCGGCGCCCGCTCCACCTCCGCCCGCTCCACCCGCGCCTGTCGCTCGGAGCGCGGCACCTCTTCCGGTCCCCGTGCCGGCCGAGGTGGCGGCGTTCGACGACAATCCATTCGCCGCGTTCGATCCCACGGCGTCGCTGCCTCCTCCTGAGCCCGCGCAGGCCATGCCCTCGGGCATTCCGGACTGGGGGGCTCCGCAGCAGGCTGCGCCCTCGGGCATTCCGGACTGGGGGGCGCCGCAGCAGGCTGCGCCCTCGGGCATTCCGGACTGGGGGGCTCCCGCGTCCGCCGCTCCGGGAGGCGCCGCGCCCTCTCCGTTCCCCGACTTCCGCGAGGGGGACGCCGCCGCGCCGAGCCGGGAAATCCTCCCCGACCTGCCGCCGGCGGTGCCCGCGCCTCCCGCCGCTCCCCCGCCGGTGATCGCCGCGCCCGTGGTGAAGAAGGACGGAGGGGAGCGCACGGGTTCGAGGTTGGTGCAGCGGCTCGCCACGGCGGCCGTGCAGCTCGTGGTGGTGGCCGTCCTGGTGGTCTCGCTGGTCGCCGTGGGCCTGGCCTCGATGAACGAGGGCCGGGTGGAGCTGTCCGACCTGACTCCCGAGCGGCTGCGCGAGGTGGTGTCTCCCACCCGGCCCCTGGTGGCCAAGGAGATGTCCAACGGCCTCTACGAGACGCAGGGGGCCCAGCCCCTCTTCTTCGTCCGGGGCGAGGTGGAGAACCGTGGCACCTCGCCCATGCGGGTGGCGGTGACCGTCTCGCTGTATGACGGGACGCAGCGGGTGAAGTCCGCGGAGGGGCTCGCGGGTTCCGTGCCCAATCCCGAGGAGTTCAACGCCGTGCGGAGCACCGAGGACGCCGAGGCGCTGCGCTCGCGCCTGGACGCGGCCTCCAAGGAAGTGGCGCCGGGGGCGCGCGTGCCCTTCGTCGTCTTCTTCCACGAGTACCCCCCGGACCTGGCGAACTTCCGGCTCGAGGTCACGCTCACGCCGCGAGATGGGGCGACCGCCGCGGGAGGGCCCCAGGAGGGAATCGTCGGCGATGCCCAGCCGTGA
- a CDS encoding polyhydroxyalkanoate synthesis regulator DNA-binding domain-containing protein has product MSEPEQAGVPGPAKDPKVIKRYTNRKLYDTVESRYVTLDEIAAMIKDGVEVQIVDNKTKEDLTSVTLAQIIFEEEKKRNRMPLTVLREIIRHPGDSLTDFIQKAVTPRVVSIREEAESRLDKLLRREDKREDGSEAPAAPVEGEASAEDANAAGGGGAAELLKASQRALEEWQRRVDDRVKQVVENLAGNLPALGRDMQTLTQRLEDLEKKLDALDKKNSGSEQA; this is encoded by the coding sequence ATGAGCGAGCCAGAGCAGGCAGGCGTGCCCGGTCCAGCCAAGGACCCCAAGGTCATCAAGCGGTACACCAACCGCAAGCTCTACGACACCGTCGAGAGCCGGTACGTCACCCTTGACGAGATCGCCGCGATGATCAAGGACGGCGTCGAGGTCCAGATCGTCGACAACAAGACAAAGGAGGACCTCACCTCGGTCACGCTCGCGCAGATCATCTTCGAGGAGGAGAAGAAGCGGAACCGGATGCCCCTCACGGTGCTCCGGGAGATCATCCGGCATCCGGGTGACTCGCTGACGGACTTCATCCAGAAGGCCGTGACTCCGCGAGTCGTGTCCATCCGCGAGGAGGCCGAGTCCCGGCTGGACAAGCTGCTGCGGCGCGAGGACAAGCGCGAGGACGGCAGCGAGGCGCCCGCCGCTCCCGTCGAGGGCGAGGCCAGCGCCGAGGACGCCAACGCCGCGGGCGGAGGCGGTGCGGCGGAGCTGCTCAAGGCGAGCCAGCGTGCCCTCGAGGAGTGGCAGCGCCGGGTCGACGATCGCGTGAAGCAGGTGGTCGAGAACCTCGCGGGCAACCTGCCGGCGCTCGGCCGCGACATGCAGACGCTCACCCAGCGCCTCGAGGACCTCGAGAAGAAGCTGGACGCGCTGGACAAGAAGAACAGCGGCTCCGAGCAGGCCTGA